In one window of Blastopirellula marina DNA:
- a CDS encoding MFS transporter: MNSAVIASDETSIEPQIAYGREFWLAYFAHTALIVCNSSLFRYFDFVSFLGGDEYDLGLITGFGMAGAVLARFAQGALIDRVGPRSVWLGSLILLIVALLGHFLVTTIHSPLIYGLRLCYMIGLAGAFGASITSISLKAPKGRSTELIGVLGSSGFIGLGIGPVLGDMIFSESTPVETKIHLMFLVALLAGGVAFVLTFFATWGERPRPTGHHPSLFRLIRQYHPGWMLVMAFAMGMGVVFPQIFLRGYAKEVGIANIGSFFLVYAITAFSFRLMTRKLPEQIGVKTAATIGILILATSLMFYLVVHNPWLLPIPAVLGGIAHALIFPAIIGGGSIAFPKKYRGTGTNLMLVLVDSGGLIGQPLIGAMIAGCRTVELPAYPVTFVSIGIILSTIALLNQRFAKPVIAQEDELHEVEERSMCVNENI; encoded by the coding sequence ATGAATTCCGCCGTCATCGCGTCTGACGAGACGTCGATCGAGCCGCAAATCGCTTATGGCCGAGAGTTCTGGCTGGCCTATTTTGCTCATACGGCGCTCATTGTCTGCAACAGCTCTCTCTTCCGTTATTTCGATTTCGTCTCCTTCCTGGGAGGGGACGAGTATGATTTGGGCTTAATTACCGGCTTCGGCATGGCAGGCGCCGTTCTCGCTAGGTTCGCTCAAGGAGCTCTCATCGATCGAGTCGGCCCACGCAGTGTTTGGCTAGGTTCCCTTATCTTGCTAATCGTGGCCTTACTGGGACACTTCTTGGTCACCACCATCCACAGTCCGCTTATTTACGGTCTGCGGCTCTGCTACATGATCGGATTAGCAGGGGCCTTTGGCGCCTCGATTACTTCGATCTCGCTTAAAGCACCTAAGGGGCGAAGCACCGAACTCATTGGGGTACTTGGTTCCTCGGGATTTATCGGCTTGGGAATTGGGCCCGTCCTGGGAGATATGATTTTTTCCGAAAGTACTCCCGTCGAAACGAAGATTCATCTGATGTTTCTCGTCGCGTTGTTGGCTGGTGGGGTGGCCTTCGTTCTGACATTTTTCGCCACGTGGGGCGAGCGACCTCGACCGACCGGACACCACCCTTCCCTGTTCCGATTGATCCGACAATACCACCCTGGCTGGATGCTTGTGATGGCCTTTGCAATGGGGATGGGTGTGGTCTTTCCTCAAATCTTCCTTCGCGGTTACGCAAAAGAAGTCGGCATCGCGAATATCGGCTCATTCTTTCTAGTTTATGCGATCACCGCATTTTCGTTTCGACTCATGACGCGTAAGTTACCGGAACAAATCGGCGTGAAGACGGCGGCTACGATTGGCATTTTGATTTTGGCGACGAGCTTGATGTTCTACCTCGTCGTCCATAACCCGTGGTTGCTGCCGATTCCTGCGGTGCTAGGGGGAATTGCTCACGCGCTAATCTTCCCGGCAATCATCGGTGGGGGAAGCATTGCGTTTCCCAAGAAGTACCGTGGCACCGGGACGAACTTGATGCTGGTGCTGGTCGACAGCGGGGGCTTGATTGGCCAACCTCTAATTGGGGCGATGATCGCTGGATGCCGAACGGTCGAATTGCCGGCTTATCCTGTGACGTTTGTCTCCATCGGAATAATCTTGTCGACCATCGCGTTGCTGAACCAACGCTTCGCAAAGCCAGTTATCGCCCAAGAGGACGAACTGCACGAAGTCGAAGAACGATCGATGTGCGTCAACGAGAACATCTAA
- a CDS encoding polyprenol monophosphomannose synthase, with amino-acid sequence MNKIADKTEQIRRNQTSSGEHLSPKTGRVLIAVATYNEIDNLPIFVERLADTLPNVDLLVIDDGSPDGTGDWCLQEAKVNPHIHCLHRQGKPGLGSAIIAAMKYAVAHDYEVMVNLDADLSHPPEMIPLFLEAWEENDPGATVVIGSRYIKGGGIQGWPWKRHMMSKAINFYTRWLLWLPMADCSGSFRAYPVKLLKQVDFDSFLSQGYSFFEEILYHLKREGAQFVEVPFTFVERQYGASKISLQKAMVAVGTIFRLGMKVWFRA; translated from the coding sequence ATGAATAAAATCGCTGACAAAACCGAACAGATCCGACGTAATCAAACCTCTAGCGGGGAACATCTCTCCCCAAAGACTGGACGGGTGTTGATTGCCGTGGCGACCTACAACGAGATCGACAATCTCCCGATCTTCGTCGAAAGGTTAGCGGACACCTTGCCAAATGTTGATCTGCTCGTTATCGACGATGGTTCCCCTGATGGGACCGGTGATTGGTGCCTGCAGGAAGCAAAGGTTAATCCGCACATCCACTGCTTGCACCGACAGGGAAAGCCGGGCTTGGGTTCAGCAATCATCGCCGCGATGAAATACGCGGTCGCGCACGACTACGAGGTAATGGTCAACTTAGACGCCGACCTCAGCCATCCTCCTGAGATGATCCCGCTATTTCTGGAAGCGTGGGAAGAAAATGATCCTGGAGCGACCGTGGTGATCGGTTCTCGATACATCAAAGGTGGGGGCATTCAGGGCTGGCCTTGGAAGCGGCACATGATGAGTAAGGCGATCAATTTCTATACGCGTTGGCTACTGTGGTTGCCGATGGCAGACTGTAGCGGATCGTTCCGAGCTTACCCCGTTAAGCTCCTCAAACAAGTCGACTTCGATTCATTCCTGAGTCAAGGGTACTCGTTCTTCGAGGAAATCTTGTATCACCTCAAGCGGGAAGGAGCTCAGTTTGTCGAGGTTCCTTTCACGTTTGTCGAACGACAATATGGTGCCTCGAAGATCAGCCTTCAAAAGGCAATGGTCGCGGTTGGCACAATCTTCCGGCTTGGGATGAAGGTCTGGTTTCGCGCCTAG
- a CDS encoding DUF6807 family protein: MFLARPALLVLGLCVLIGPRAEAAEPFHLKVADQGDAQRALPLKVDVTVPKEFADIKVVKLSAEGIEPIIAQITGPGLGRHFDDPLAREVHFVLPAAVVGPEREFVVSIAEDSEELTQFQFVDESGKHKDLLYGDRPVMRYMYEAVDTTNEERRHETMKVYHHLYDPKGEHLLTKGPGGLFQHHRGVFYGFNRISYEQDGQKKSADVWHCHKKESQTHEKFVREEVGPVFARQIVEVDWNGQDGQVFATELREMSVYHVDGVQVIDFASQLAAKADNLKLDGDPQHAGFQYRATQHVPDKTAKQTYYVRPDGKGEPGKFRNWPNNKDHIDLEFNALSFVAFDQRYTCCYLDSPENPKPARFSERDYGRFGSYFATHVSKEEPLDLHYRLWLEPGELNVKQIQQLRNDFVNPPKVTVEMSTKS; the protein is encoded by the coding sequence ATGTTTCTGGCTCGTCCCGCCCTCCTCGTTCTCGGTCTTTGTGTATTAATTGGCCCTCGTGCTGAAGCGGCCGAACCGTTTCATTTGAAAGTCGCCGATCAAGGGGATGCGCAACGTGCGTTGCCACTGAAGGTCGACGTCACCGTTCCAAAAGAGTTTGCCGACATCAAAGTCGTTAAGCTTAGCGCTGAGGGTATTGAGCCGATCATCGCGCAAATTACCGGCCCTGGACTCGGGCGACATTTTGATGATCCGCTCGCCCGGGAAGTTCACTTTGTACTTCCCGCGGCGGTTGTCGGTCCAGAACGCGAGTTCGTGGTTTCGATCGCTGAAGACTCTGAAGAACTCACACAATTTCAATTCGTCGACGAATCAGGCAAGCACAAGGACTTGCTTTACGGCGATCGGCCCGTGATGCGGTACATGTATGAAGCGGTCGACACCACCAACGAAGAACGGCGTCACGAGACGATGAAGGTCTATCATCATCTCTACGACCCCAAAGGTGAGCACCTTTTAACGAAAGGGCCTGGTGGACTGTTCCAGCACCACCGTGGGGTCTTTTACGGTTTTAACCGCATCAGCTATGAACAAGACGGTCAAAAAAAGTCAGCCGATGTTTGGCATTGCCACAAGAAGGAAAGCCAAACCCACGAGAAGTTCGTGCGAGAAGAAGTAGGGCCAGTCTTTGCCCGCCAGATCGTTGAGGTGGATTGGAATGGCCAAGACGGTCAAGTGTTTGCGACTGAACTGCGTGAGATGTCGGTTTACCATGTCGATGGGGTTCAAGTTATCGACTTCGCATCACAATTAGCCGCTAAGGCAGACAACTTGAAATTGGATGGTGACCCGCAACACGCTGGTTTCCAATATCGCGCGACGCAGCATGTACCTGACAAGACTGCCAAGCAAACCTACTACGTCCGTCCCGATGGAAAAGGTGAACCGGGCAAGTTCCGAAATTGGCCGAACAACAAGGATCATATCGATCTCGAATTCAACGCGCTAAGCTTTGTGGCATTCGACCAGCGTTATACATGCTGCTACTTAGACTCCCCTGAGAACCCGAAGCCAGCTCGTTTCAGTGAACGTGACTATGGCCGTTTTGGTTCGTATTTCGCAACGCACGTATCCAAGGAAGAGCCGCTAGATCTGCACTATCGATTGTGGCTTGAGCCAGGCGAACTGAATGTAAAGCAGATCCAACAACTGCGAAACGACTTCGTCAATCCTCCCAAGGTGACAGTCGAGATGAGCACGAAATCGTAG
- the acs gene encoding acetate--CoA ligase, with amino-acid sequence MSDGKTGQIDNVMRESRLFPPSQDFASKARVKSVEEYEKLWNEAKADLPAFWDKFAKEELHWFEPYSEVLEWNCPDAKWFVGGKTNVSYNCLDRHLGTPTADKTAIIWEGEPGDQRTLTYKELHAEVCKFANVLKGLGVEHGDRVSLYMPMVPELAIAMLACARIGAIHSVIFAGFSAESIADRNNDAQAKVIVTADAGWRRGKELHLKAIVDEALEKSSTIEKCVVLKRVGNDVEMKPERDVWWHELLDGASSECDATPLDSETPLFILYTSGSTGKPKGILHTTAGYNLYAKKTFEWVFDHREDDVYWCTADCGWITGHSYVVYGPFSAGATCVMYEGAPNFPDEGRFWEIIEKYKVTIMYTAPTAIRAFIKWGDEWVDKHDLSSLRLLGTVGEGINPEAWMWYHKKIGGERCPIVDTWWQTETGGIMMSPMPGAIATKPGSCTRPLFGIVPGIYDAELEEVGTNQGGMLTITQPWPGMLRGVWGDRERFKDTYWSRVPGKYLAGDNARCDEDGYYWIMGRIDDVINVAGHRLSTIEVESALVSHPLVAEAAVVGRPHDIKGEAIAAFVTLKNTEASEEAREILKQHVRKEIGALAVPDDIRFTSILPKTRSGKIMRRLLRDIASGKEEVGDTTTLEDYSVLAKLRDND; translated from the coding sequence ATGTCGGATGGGAAAACCGGGCAAATTGATAACGTGATGCGCGAGTCGCGGCTCTTTCCGCCGAGCCAGGACTTTGCATCGAAGGCCCGGGTCAAATCGGTTGAAGAGTACGAGAAACTCTGGAACGAAGCAAAGGCAGACCTACCAGCTTTCTGGGACAAGTTTGCGAAAGAAGAGCTGCATTGGTTTGAGCCATATAGCGAAGTTCTCGAGTGGAATTGCCCGGATGCGAAGTGGTTCGTCGGCGGCAAGACGAACGTTAGTTACAACTGCCTCGATCGCCACTTGGGTACGCCGACCGCTGACAAGACCGCCATCATCTGGGAAGGTGAACCTGGTGATCAACGTACTTTGACCTATAAAGAACTTCACGCTGAAGTCTGCAAGTTCGCCAATGTCCTCAAGGGACTTGGCGTGGAACACGGGGATCGTGTTTCGCTCTACATGCCGATGGTCCCCGAGTTAGCCATCGCGATGTTGGCATGTGCTCGTATCGGTGCGATCCACTCGGTGATCTTCGCAGGCTTCTCCGCCGAATCGATTGCTGATCGTAATAACGATGCTCAAGCGAAAGTTATCGTCACCGCCGATGCTGGTTGGCGGCGTGGTAAAGAACTGCACTTGAAAGCGATCGTTGACGAAGCCCTCGAAAAGTCTAGCACGATCGAGAAATGTGTTGTGCTCAAACGGGTTGGCAACGATGTCGAGATGAAGCCTGAACGCGATGTTTGGTGGCACGAACTCTTAGACGGTGCTTCGTCGGAGTGTGATGCAACGCCGCTCGATAGCGAAACACCGCTGTTTATTCTGTATACCAGTGGTTCGACCGGAAAACCAAAAGGTATTTTGCACACGACCGCTGGTTACAACCTTTACGCCAAGAAGACCTTTGAATGGGTCTTCGATCATCGCGAAGATGACGTCTACTGGTGCACGGCCGACTGTGGTTGGATTACTGGTCACAGCTATGTCGTTTATGGGCCGTTCTCAGCAGGTGCGACCTGTGTGATGTACGAGGGAGCCCCAAACTTCCCTGACGAAGGGCGTTTCTGGGAAATCATTGAGAAGTACAAAGTCACAATCATGTACACCGCTCCCACGGCGATTCGCGCCTTTATTAAGTGGGGAGACGAGTGGGTTGATAAGCACGATCTATCGAGCTTACGACTTCTGGGCACGGTGGGCGAAGGGATCAACCCGGAAGCTTGGATGTGGTACCACAAAAAGATTGGCGGAGAACGTTGCCCAATCGTCGATACGTGGTGGCAAACGGAAACGGGGGGAATCATGATGTCCCCGATGCCTGGGGCCATCGCGACTAAGCCTGGCAGCTGTACCCGTCCATTGTTTGGCATTGTGCCCGGCATTTATGACGCCGAGCTAGAGGAAGTCGGGACGAATCAAGGCGGAATGCTGACAATCACTCAGCCATGGCCTGGCATGCTCCGGGGGGTGTGGGGCGATCGCGAGCGCTTCAAAGATACCTATTGGTCACGCGTTCCCGGTAAGTATCTCGCTGGCGACAACGCTCGTTGCGATGAGGATGGCTATTACTGGATCATGGGGCGTATCGATGATGTGATCAACGTGGCAGGCCATCGCCTCAGCACGATCGAAGTCGAAAGTGCGTTGGTTTCGCATCCGTTAGTCGCTGAGGCTGCCGTCGTTGGTCGTCCACACGACATCAAAGGGGAAGCAATTGCCGCCTTTGTGACGCTTAAGAATACAGAAGCGAGCGAAGAAGCCCGTGAAATTCTCAAGCAGCACGTCCGCAAAGAAATTGGTGCTTTGGCGGTGCCGGACGACATCCGCTTCACTTCAATCTTGCCGAAGACACGTAGCGGCAAGATCATGCGGCGTCTGCTTCGTGATATTGCTTCCGGCAAGGAAGAAGTCGGTGATACGACAACGCTAGAAGACTATTCCGTTTTGGCGAAGCTGCGCGACAACGACTAA